A stretch of DNA from Takifugu rubripes chromosome 15, fTakRub1.2, whole genome shotgun sequence:
ATCCATTTGTAGCTGGGCATGATCCTGGCCGTGCACAGAGATCGCCATTCCCGTCTGAAGCTTCATTAAAACATTTGTATTAGTCGACATTTGGAGGCGAGTTCTTTTCTATTTTACACAGCATTGCGCCTCAGTAGACTCACAGGCGGTGCAGTATCGACCAACCCGGACGTAGCCCTGGCAGCAGCTGGTCTCCTGCTCGGTCACCGTCTTGTACTCAGTTTGATGGCTCATCCTGTACTCTGTGACTGTGCATGTCTTCCAGAGCAGCCACCCCCCACAGGGCTTGGTCACACTGAAAGGCACCTTATGCACTGCCAGGAACGTCACTGTCCTCGTTGTATTCCTAACACATAGATGGTATCCGGATGCAGACAAGCTAGGTCCTGGAATAAAGTGCACCCCATTCTCACCAGGACTTCTTACTTTAATAAGGACACATTCCTCAGTTTTAACATCGTCACCTTAAACTTGTCTGCGTCTATTAAAATGTGACCCAAATAAATTCAGTCCAGCGGAGACACGCGTATAGGTTCTGAGAGGAATGTAAATCATCTCAACGTGGATGAAGACCTACCTGCATGCACAGCATCTTGTCCCCTACAGACAGTCAGCAGGGCTCCAGCTGCCCAGATGGAGAACATCCAACTCATCTTTTCATGGATCACAAGCTCCAATACACATTTACTGACTGCCAGAGTGTATATTAATCCAAGACCTCTGTGGctctgccttcctcctcctctcattgCAGAGGTCCCCAAAGGACCACACCATCAGAGCAGAGGGCCAGATTAACATGGACAGTTTGTATTAATATTGGGGGCTAAAAATGTCCAGTGAGCCATAAATACACCTTAGTTGATTATTCTGgagatttctttttaattgaatATCTCCTGTTTACCAGATGAAGCAAGCTGTATCAAGCTGATTCATCAAGAAATACACTCAaagcttcttttaaaaaaaaagaaatttctcTCTTTGTGCTAATAAAACCTATATTTTCTCAGTTTATTCAGCAGGTCAGTGTCAGTAAACATGTTTATGATGCAAGAGCCTGagttgatgaggaggaggagctaaaGTCCCTGGTGGCTTTGTTCGCTGGTAACCATGGCAGCGCCTGCATTGCTGCTGACATTAACAACCTGTATCCACCATTAGTTTCAAGAAAAGAGAAGTGGGAATTTCTGTCATTTCCCAATCCTTCTTCATTTTCAGTACAGTGGGAGAAAGACGTCAACTGTCTTTGGACAGTGTTGTAAATGTCTCAAAATTACGCCATCGACCAACCTTATATTATAGGGACACTCCTTTAATGCAGCTATTTGTAACTGTACCGAAGTGTGAGAATCTGATTTAAATTGTCAGTTGATCATGAAAGTTTCATGCTGACATGCTGAAACTCAGATgtagagaaataaataaatctgtgtaTGTTCTTGTTCCTCTGGCCTGTTGCCGTGGTTAGGCTACAGCACCCTGGGGCCCTCGTTAGGAAGCAGCAGTTAGAAAAACAACATCAAAACACACCTTAATATCCCCAAATGTATGAAAAACGGCTTTTTCTTCCTTGCCATGCACATGtcattcttctcctcttcaccaCTGCCTTGCTCATGAGACTACAGTCAGATACAGAGGTGACAGCGTGTGCAGAAATTCCCAACTGGATGCCAGTAATGACTCTAAGCTGCTCCACCTTAGCAACGCTAACCTAGTCACACAGCTAATTAGTTTCATGGGAACGAGGCTTTTACATGAATAGTCTAGTTAGTCTAGATAGCTAGCTAGCTagttagatagatagatagatagatagatagatagatagatagatagatagatagatagatagatagatagatagatagatagatagatagatagatgaccACCAGATGCACAGACACCACCATCTCCATGGCACTACACACGGCTCTCACGCGGCTCTCACACGGTAGGAACTCCCGAACACGTGTGTCAGGATGCTTTTTGTTCATAGTCATATACAGTCTGCATATTTTGGtttattctctctttctgtttcacTCCTGTTATGACAAATGGTACAAAAATAAAGCAACTTGTTTTTGAGGATTAAAGCTTTGaatctatttctttttttggtcaggAAGCTCAAAAAGCTTCCTCCGTGTGTGGGTGCGGGCGCGCGCACATGTGTTTTGGAACTTGCTAGTCTGCtggaatatataaaaaaaataataaatgaacaaaaaagtaaaaacctcACTCTGAAGTGGAAAAATATGTCCTGTCCCTTTAaattggccccgccccccggcTCTTTACTAGCCTATTAACGCACATTGCACGTGACGAGCGGTCTTCGCAATGACCTCATCCCTGGTGTGGGATGACGTCAAATTCAAGATGGATGGAATCACGACCGCCGCGTAGAAATCGACATAACAGTGGATAAAGTGCGCGCTGCGTGGAGGACAGAATACTAACGAGGTCCCGGTAAGTGTGGACGGAGCCCCGAACTTACCAacaagggtaaaaaaaaacctcaaaactcGCGCGGAGACTCAAACAAACGGGAGCTTTTCATTCCCCCCCTGACGTAACTCGGGAGGAAGACGTTGTGCCGCTGAACAGCCGAGCAGACCGAGGCTGTTCGGAAAGTCCACGGTGACACGGAGCCAGTCCGGCGGACCAGCGTCACGTTCCCCGGTCAGAACGCGCTCTCCGGCGTGGCACGCGCCTGTGTTGACAGGCTCGGCGGCTGCTTTGATCAAGGCGCACAACTTTGCCGTGTAATTGACGTTAATCGCACATGGCGGCAGCGCCGTCCGCTCCGCCATGTTCCTCTCCGCGAACATTGGGGGGTTCTTGCGGATAAGTTAGCGGACGCGAGCAGCCACGTCTCAGCCGCGACCCGCCGCCGAGCGCGCCGCCGCTTCCGCCTGGACGGACGGGCTCGGACCCCCGTCGCGACGGTCCCGGACCCCCGTCGCGACGGTCCGGCCGCGGCTGATTTCTTTCGAGATTTACACGGAGAAATGAATGAACTCACCATAGCGAGTGTGTCGATAACCTTCTCATTGTTTTCCGGTAatagttttcaaaataaacgcTGTAAGGGTCCATAAAGCTGTGTCAAATAAAGgtgcaaaataaaaatcagtGTTCTGAAGGTACGTTTACTTAAGTACAGACATACCTATTAAAAATACGTACAAATATAACGGTCACCCAGACTGACAAAGGTAAATCCCAAATGTTAGAAACTCTTatgtatttaaaaagaaataattagACCTCATGCTGAACTGGGTCTTCCACTTCTCCTGTATCCTGTAAAGATGTATCTGCCCATTTATGAAGTCTAGCTGTGCCAAGTTTGACCCCTTGGAGATTTAGATTTACTATATGATTTATAAAGACATGTTCCTGCCTGTAGATCTGGCCTCACACCTAACTATGAATAATAATTCATAATTCAATTCCAAGGTTCCTAAACGTGAAGAAGGGCTCAGTTGCCTCCCTCATTCTGAAATGGAAGAAGTGTCAGACTCCGCAGAGCTGGTTGAGCTGGCCGTATTTTAGAGGGAAGAGTTTAAGGCTAAAGTGTGTCACCGCGTTTGTGCTGTTTCTTATAATTTGTCATCTTCCTTCCCTTCTCTTCCTTGTTTTCACCCCCGTCGTGTCTGCCGCACGCTAAAGAAAGCAACAATAACAGACATTGAAAAGAGTTTAGGCCACTCTTGAACTGTTTTTTGAGCGATAACATTAATTTTGTGGTCCCCTTTTTGTGTTTCTGACGGCCTTGCTCTTGCCTTCCAGCGATGGAGAGCCTCGTGCATTACAGCAATCCCTCCCATGCGCCTTCGGTGTTGGCGATCCTTAATGAGCAGCGTCTGCGGGGCCAGATGTGCGATGTTGTCCTGGTTGTGGCGGATCAGAGGTATCGGGCCCATAAGAGTGTTTTGGCTGCCAGTAGTGAGTATTTCCAGTCCCTCTTCACGCAGATGGATGAGGAGTCTCTGAAAGCGGTGAACTTGGACTTCTGTGAGCCCGATTCCTTCGAGACGGTTCTAAATTACATGTACACTTGCTCCCTTTTCATTGACAaaggcagcctggcagccattCAGGAACTAGGCTACAGCCTCGGAATCCCCTTTCTCACTAACATTGTGTCGACGAGACCAAATGCATCCTACTGTGTGTCCAGGAAAAGGCTCTCCTTCTCTGAAGGGGAGGAGAACGACACCCAGACCAGGAGTGTTATTGTGTATCGAGTCCAGAACGATGCCGCCCACGTCCCTCCCTGTAAATATCCCAAAAAGTCAGAGTTAGCATCTTTACCCCCCCATTATGCCCGAGAGTCATCTCAGTCCGAGTCACGACACAACTCGCGCCCGTCAGTCAAATACTCAGGGTCCACGTATCGGAACTCCCCCGAGGAGTCGGAAGCCGTTGAAAGCAAGTCGACGTACTCTTACGCCTCTATATTGAAGGGGAGTTCATCAAAGATCACGCCCGTTAGGCCTCAGCTGACGTCGTCAGTGTCTTTCAGCGAGACCGAAGTGGAGCCCATTCAACTGCAGTCCAGCACTAAACAGGACACGAGAAAGGAGAATGGGGAGGCACCCCCCTATCACACCAAAGGTCCATTTCAGGGTCAGGCCGGGGACTCCAGCCAGAACATTGACAGGAGTGGGCCGCTCATAAAGAGCTTACTCCGGAGATCCTTGTCCATGGACAGTCCCGTTCCAGTCTTCTCTCCAACGCTGGAGCTCAAGGAGCTGCAAAGTCGAGAGCAGTCGGTCGTAAAACTGGCCTCCAAAGCATCTGTTCCAGAAACCTCGGCTCACAAAGACAGTCCCAGCACTCCTCCCTTGACGCTCAGGTCGAAATACCAAGGCAGGTATGCCGAAGAACCTCAGGTAGACAGCCAAGTCAGCATCAAGGCCGAGCCCAGCAGCCCACTCGCTGACCCCATGGACATCGTTCGCATCACTGTCGGAGAAACTCTGCCGGTCAATCTCAAAGACCTGCAAGCGAATTACAACCAGGACTCAAGGCCGCAGGTTGGTCCCTATGGAAAAAGGTACCACAGGCCGAATAACAGAAGGTACCCACTAAAAAAGAGCAAAGCGAATAAGGAGCAGCCCCTCTCGGCTGAAGGCAAGATGTCAAACACCTCACCTCACGGCGTTGGCGGCGGTTCCAACGAGAGGAGCGCGGAGCTGCCCCAGCACAGGGTTTTCAAATGCTGGAACTGTTTAAAGGTTTTCAGGTCTAGCGCTGGACTGCACCGCCACGTGAACATGTACCACAACCCCGAGAAGCCGTACGCCTGTGACATCTGCCACAAGCGCTTCCACACCAACTTCAAAGTGTGGACGCACTGCCAGACGCAGCACGGCGTGGTGCAAAACCCGGCGTCCTCCTCCAGCAACGCCACCTTCGACGACAAATTTCAAAAGAAACTGATAGACATCGTGCGAGAGAGGGAGATAAAGAAAGCCCTGCTTTGGAAGCTCAAGAGAAACAAGCATGGTTTGCAATCTCCCGCGCTCACCAAGAAGAGGGCGCGGCCCGGCTTCATCTGCCCCTACTGTGGCAAAGCTTTTGTGTTCCACTCCCACTACAGGCAACATCTGAGGACGCATCCAGCGGAGAACGCTGACCGGGACGTCGTGCTTTACCCGGAGGATCACGAGATGGTCCAGAAGAAGGACTCGGACGACGAGGTTTACTCCTGCAGACTCTGCAACGTGAAGCTGTCTTCGCTCTTCGAGCAGGGCGACCACGAGCGGGGCTGCCGGCACGCCACCGTGTGCCCTTACTGCGGCCTCCGCTTCTCCACCGCCGCGGTCAAGAAGGACCACGAGGCGCATTGCAAGTACAAGAAACTGACTTGTCTGGAGTGCATGCGGTCCTTCAAGTCCTCCTTCAGCATCTGGCGCCACCAGGTGGAGGTCCACAACCAGAACATAATGACCGCGAAAGACCTGAATCATCCGAAGCAGCAAGAAGGCAACGTGGCGTCGGAAAACGTCAACGACGAGTTCTTCGGCGATGGCCCTCTGGCAGTGGGCAGCTCCAGACTGAACAGCTACAGCGAGTCCACGTGTCCGCCCGCGTACGAGTCCGAAAACTCTCCGTCCTTTGTGCCCGAGGACCTGAGCACCGGCCGGCTGTTGGTCAAGGAAGAGCCGATAGAAGAGTCCGTGAGCGAGAGGGAGAACTCGGAAAGCGCCGGCTCGGTGCTGGAAGAGCCCGGCGTGTGGCCGTGTGAGAAATGCGGAAGCCTCTTCAGCGCGCGGAAAGACCTGGAACGCCACCAGGAGCTCCTGTGCCACATCAAACCCTTCATCTGCCACATCTGTAAGAAGGCCTTCAGGACCAACTTCCGTCTCTGGAGCCACTTTCAGTCACACCTCTCGACTGAACCGGGTCTGGGTGAGTTCCACAGCCAGGCCCCGCccctgtccccctccccccccttgaCCCTGCACAACTCCCAGCGTCCCTCCCCGCAGGCCTCTGTGCTCAAATCCGGCCAGGCGGCGGCCGTTGCCGCGGCGGCGTCCGAGGAGCCCAGCAGCCCGGAGCCCTGCGGCGTACCGGCGAGCAAGATGATGCGGCccgaagcagagcagcagcccagCGGTCACGGCCTGCTGTCGAGGTCGGACAGCACGGAGAATCAGGAATCAGACACACTCTTCTACCACGCGTCCTCCCTGTCCGCCCTGGCGTTCAAGAGGCAGTACATGTGCAAGATCTGCCACAGGACATTTAAGACGGCCTTCAGCCTGTGGAGCCACGAGCAGAGCCACAGTCACATATAGAGAGCGAGCGCCAAATTTAGTATTGCATTATGTGTACACACCCAAGCCTTCAGAAGGAAGACTTTGAATGTATAGATCGATCCCCTGCTTCAAATGTCTATTGGAAGAGTGAGGTGGAGGCGTGGAAAACCTGAATGTGCAATCATCATCTGAGAGACTCCATTATCCAGTTATTTCCCTTCCGTTTATTTTTCTTACCAAATGAGCTATATTTTCCTGCGTCTGTCTGTAGTTCAGATAGGACGAGACAGCAGATTCACGCCCCTGAATCAGGCTCGGACGACGGTCTTTTTCAGTGCCAGACTTTAATAAAAGTTCAAAGTTGACGCCACAAAACTTTCCATGGGATTTGATTTAGTCACAATTACAGGTTTGCCAAAactgatattttatttatttctagaCTATCTGTTATTACTAAACACAGTTTAGTATGGGAACAACCATATTCATTAAGGATTTGagggtctttttcttttttaataattaattattttccCCTCAGCCACGCTCTCCCGCCGCCGCGcgtgctaacgctaaccttGGGGATTAGAGAAACGAGTCCGGGAACTGGAGCTTTAGCAAACATTGCACAGTCTTGAGATAAAGGTTGGAAACAATATTGTGGTCCCATCTCTGACCCTGGTTGCTTGAGCTGGAACAGTTTTGACTAAATGGCCCCTGAACCACAACACAACGTACGTTGTTGTTCCTCGTCCTGCTGCGTTAGAACAAAACGGCGATTTGCTTTCGCATCGCGTCGGTTGCTTGACACTATCGATACCCTTGAAGATCATTTTGGTGGCATCAACCAAGTAGTGAGCGTAAAGTTTACTCTGAAAGTTTTtactttctcctctttcccccctTATCGCTCACTTCATTGGCTTCAACTAAAGTGTAATTTCATAGTATTGGCTGCAAACAGTGTCACTCACTCAGTGTCTCCCATTTGGGATTAGCTTCATTTTCTGGGTTTTCCGGGAGCACTTTTAGTTCAGTCACCCGTCATCGATCCAAAGCAATAGAGgaaaacacaacctgacacGCGTTCGGACTGGTGGATATATTGTTTCTAACGCACTGACACTTGCTAGCGAGCTGAACATGTTGTGCTAATACTCAGCTATTCCAGTTACTTGCAGTTGGAGCTGTTTTGTAATTAGGCTTTATGATGTTTTGATGGCCTTATGCAACGTGAGATTTCTGTAAATATCGTTTTACATTAAAGCACAAGAGTTTCTGAATAATGACTCAGGCTTCTCAAAAGGATAATGTCCCGAAATCTTTAATTTAATGAATGGTCAAAGTGTTTCTGCTTCCTAAACATTTCTTCTTAAAATGCTTTTGATTGTATTTCTGTCGTTTCACGCGTGCTATTATCCAAGGTATTCTGCTGTCGCTTGTTTAGTGGAATAGAGCTCTAATGAAGAATATTTATGGTTCGAACTCGTGGGAGATGCTGTTTATAACGAGTGCTCAACACCAACTGTGGGACTTTGTTTTCCACTAAATGAAAATTGAACCCAAGTGTGACTTTAAATGCTTTAGAGGAATTCCGTGTTGAAAATAGTGCTCTTAAATTCTTGTGACACAAACTTTGAAAGTGGCACCGAAGTTATCAGTTGTGTATATTGTAGTATTTGTATCTTTTTTCTACAAATCTTGTTAAAGTTTTATCTTTTTAGTATCCCTGTGGTCTGACTGCAATAACTAATATTTGtatctgctctggttctgctagTGTTGCTCTTGGAAGGATTGCAGGTGCACCGTGTTTAGTTTTCTACAGtttttgtgcttcttttccATAATAAAGAACAACAGTGGAACACAAATGCAACTACTGCTGGGATTTAAATGGATTTGTCTTTGCAATAACATCCCTCACACTTTATTAAAGTCCAAAACAAGTATTATTTAGTTAAAGCTGGAGTCTCTGTTTAGCTTTTTATcccaaaaaagcagaaattacagCTAGAGACTATTTGTGAGCTAAATTTTCAATTTTTTGTATTGAAGCCACCTGGTGATCATTGCCCAACAAGAGAAATACGGGCTCGTTAATGAATCCCGGAACCAAACACATCCCGATCATCCTTGAGGCCCGTTTGGAGGACGAGGGCTGGTAGGAACCGTTTCTGATGGGAAACCGACGGCGAGAGCTCACGCTGGCAGGAGGGAGTGAAGAAGGCTTTCATTACAATCAGGATTTATTGAGATTTACAAGCATTTACAGTTATAACACAGCTCAACGTTCTTactacatacatacatttttaaaaaggaaacggGCCGACACAACATCAGGAGGGGAGGGTTGAAAACTGAAGGTGGAGGCGTGTGAATTGTGAGCAAAGCTGCAGTGATGAGCTGAGGGCTTCTCACAGAGCCAGAGTGTCTTTAATCAGCCTCCTCATCGTGGTGCTGACGGAGGTGCCCAGAGTGTCAGTGATCTGGAAGGTGATTTTGTACAGGTATGGCTGCACATCTTTAAGGCTGGTGTCAAAGACGTTGTCCACTTCGGACTGGGTGGGCATCTTTGGCAGGTATTCGTGGCGGTTTATTACCTCAACAACGTTGATCACCTTCTCGCCCAGCTTCTCCCCGACTTTTTCCCTGCATATTTGCCGTTCTTGCTCATTTGCCAGGCCGACAACGTTAACCTTCAGGTTCCACACCTCCCAGGGGATGCACTCGTCGGAGAAGGGCCACCGAGACTTCTTCTTCTGGTAGAACTCCAGCGAAATCTGCCCCATGCCATCGTTGCCAGAGCTGTTTAATGCGTCCTGTGAACGACACGCATGATCAGATGTTGCACCTTGGTGCGGCGGCTGACGTCACACGAAAACCTGCAAGCACCTTGAATTCAGACACAGCTTTCCTGAGCACTCTGTCCAGCTCCTCTGAGGACACCCGGACAAATGTGAAGTCGATGAAATCGCAGTCGATGTCTACGGTCCCCACGGTACCGATCGAGTAGGTGCCCTCTTTCTTGTAATGGAATTTCCCAGTACTGCGATGCAGTAAAATGGTGTGCAGCACAGCCAGCGTGGCTTCTTCAACCTGCCTCGTCTCCACGGTTACTTCCAGCACTTCTGAGCGGCAATTCATTACGGAATAAGCTGTTTACACCAGGAGGCAATGGCTCGATTACGATCACGCCAAAACAGTGGGAGCAGGCAGGCTAAGAACGTCGCGTCTACACGTAGACGGAGCCTGTCACGTGTGACATATTGTAGAACGATGGCTAAAGAACGAGTTAAAAGCTGCGGGTGTATCAAAAACGGTGCGGAAGGACTAATAACGCACGAACTGCTAGATGCGTATCATTTGCtgcaacaaaacaggaagtggtgcgtACGGTACAGTAGAAACTACGGCAACCAGCGAGGTCCAAAAGGTCTTACGAATTCCGTGGACTATATCCTTTGAATTTGTATTTACCTTCTTAAAAATGTAGCACAAAAGTTGTCGCCTTAGGCAAAGCTCAACACATAGTTTATACGTTAGAACCGGCTTGGTTAACACGAAGCCTCTGGACCTGAACGTCCTGTCCCACCGGCCGcggtgcattctgggagttACAGTTTGTGCCACCTACCCTTCGCAAATACTAACTTTGTTAAGTCACACCGCGCTCTAAACCAAGTTCGGAGCAGGAATAACTGCGCTTTTACGAGCTTTTCCCTGGAATCTCGCCTCGCATTTGGACCACGCGGCGCAGACAATGGAAGTAATTTAGATTTGGGCAACTTTGGCGACTACTCGGCCAGTCGGGAGTAAAGCAAGTGTGTAGAAGATTAGCTGAACAGGCTAACAACCTTACTCTCTTTAGCCAAGCGAAAACGCCGTTGCTCCGTTTTTATTAATCAAAACACTTCCTTAACGGACAGACAGGGGTGAAAATACCTTAGCTGGAGACGTCAAATCCCCGTATAGCTTTCGAAAGGTAGCGCATAGAGCCGCAGGGTATATTCGAAAATGCATAATTGGCTGGGTATGGTTGCGAACGGCGGCGGCTTTATTGGGCTCCCGGCGCCCTTCAACTATATTCTATGATGTTGCCAACAAAGCTATCAGAGGAGCCGAACTAATCGTCGTTTTTATTCACAAACCATGCCTGACATCGAAAGTTCCAGCTCATCCTATTTGGGTCCCGAGGATCCGCAGTGGCTCCTCCTGGTCACCCTCTTCATCGCGTCCCTGGGGACCCTGGGACTGTACTTGCTCCAGTATTTCCAACAAAGGGCCGCTGGTCTTGAGCCCAGAGCCCAGGACCATGGGGCCAACGAGGAAGCCGCCTCTCTGCTGGGATGGGCGCTGTCACGGAAAAGCTGGAAAAGTAAATGGAGAGAAGCCTGGAGAGGGGCTTTGTCTGCCGAGTCCAGGAAGCTCGGGGTGAGTCCCGGCACTGCTGCATGAGGCATGAGAGCCCAGATTCATCTGACAAcgctgcttctttcttccagggTCCTGTTGTGTTGACATTTGAGGAGAACGGTCTGGAGGCCACCGAGCTGGTGGTCAGCCAGGTCCACAGCTTCCACAAGTCTGCCACAAACACGGTACCGCTGTAACATCCCGCTACGAAGACGTAACGCTGCCTCAAAGCacatcttcattttcattttgtccTGCAGCGTCTCCGTCCATTTGTGTTGTAACGAGAGAAACCTTCTACTTGCTAATGCACGTTATTGACAGGGCTCACAGATCAGTCCTCCCATTCATTCAGCTATATTTACCTACTGGATTCCACCTGCTCTGACTCTCCTGCATCCAATTTGAAGATTTCCTTTATGAATTTTAAGTCTGAATCCATCTGCTTGGCTTTTCTCACCTTAATGTTGAGAgtatgagggggggggggcagcacatTGCACATATTGTCAGTCATACATCACACGTGCAAATAGCTCTGTGCAGACTACAGCCGGGATAGATTGTAGACAGTCGTTCCTCCTGTCTGGTCGGGAGCTCTACGGCTCGTCTGCTCAGCTTTGACATGTGTCCGAGGCAAACCCGGCCCATGGTGACCATTATGATTTGGACCAAAATAGCAGGTGCTCTTTCAAAGGCTTTAATGGAGAGAGGCTTTACTTCTACCTGTGTGTAAGCTTTAAGAAGCTTATCTGGTTCTCAGGCCTGGAGCAGTGAAACCCGTGTGCACCCGTGTGCACCCGTGTTTCTGCTGTGGTACACGGCCACATGCTCACGTCTTTAGTCTGAATAAGAGGAGTGAAGGAAACATGCACAATCACAAAGGCGTGTGCTCATTTGCcgctgttttcatttattgaACGTTTTGACTCTGAGAAGCTTGTCGGACTGTCTCGGGGCCGTGATGGCACTAAGGCCGCACTTCATCTTCCCAACAGGCGTTTTCCTGTCGTGTGACTGGGGAGAAGCTTCGGTTCTCTGTGGGTGCAGCCCTGACCTCCGGGACTCCGGGGGATCCTTGTACATACACTGTGTGTGTAGCTCCACTGACACTTCAGGTACTGCAGATTGAACCTACACACAGTCCTTTAACTATACAGGCATTTTGGAATAATTTCGTTTATGCTTCCTTTTGTCAGTAGGagattttaatttcctttcaaATGGAAAAATGGGTGATTGCTAAAATAATCCAGCTCCTTGTTGTCCAGACTCGGCCCAAAAATTGCGATCGATGCGCTCTTAGAGTTGTTTTCGTGGCGTGTGTTTAATGTCTCATTTTCGCCCACCACTTACTGCTGTTTTTAAACCATTAAGCTGATTGGACCGCGGCTCCGAGCTCTTTGTTCCAGTAGAATAAAAGAAGCGTCACCTTTGCATTGTCATTGTTTTAGCGTTGCCTGGAACACACCGGAGCTTCGCTTGTTTGTGCTGGAACTGTCAGTGTGGGTCTTGTTATGAGTGTTAGCACATGTGAAGCCGATGCCGTGGACACAATACCACACAGGCTCAGGGGCCTGGTACTAAAGGGTTCTGGTAAACAACCGGGCCGACCTGCAGGGTGTGTTCTGCTTTAACACTGTTGCTGcgtcacacacaccaacagggCAACGTTCCTGGCCCTGTTCGTTCTCACAGGAAGAAGCACAACCCATCAATTCTGAACGATTGACGTGTGTATTTATAACAGAATACTGGAGCAGAAGCTTCCAGAAGCTTCTGGGGCCATCATCAGATTTGTACCGCTACCTGCGGGTCGGATCCTTCCGCTGATACAATTCTTTGTCCTCGCCCTCTTCTCCATATTGGGCCCGAGTCCTCTCAGGCGTCCCTCAAGGACTCACAATCTCACACAACTCCCAACAGCGACTGACGCTTTCAGTTTTGTTCTTGCAGCAACACCCTTCTATGCAAAGTACACACGATGACGACTCTCAAAACTGGGAAATGGGAAATTTAAAATGGCGGAGGGGAGGTAACATCCCAACACTGATGGAAGGGGCTCCGCTCTGCTGGGAGCTGGTCAGGACGCGTTCCTGGTCTcagcatgacccccccccccccacgctcccTCACATGGAGGGAATAAATATTGTGTTATTAttcaggggtgggcatcgagggccggatccaagccggactttctgtcctacaggtaaacacgttcacctggggttccatttacctggtGAAAgtatttcctgcctggtaggatgcaaatcccggctCGAATCCAACCCttgaggaatggatttgacttCCTCtcatgggcaagtccaatccatgaaggctggaatccagccaggttttgcatcctaccagggagaaaccactttcaccaaggtaaatggaaccccaggtgaacgtgtttacctgtaggacagaaagtccggcttggatccggccctggaggactggatttgcccacccctgctatTATTATGTTGACATATAGGACCAGCCTACAGTAAAAATGATGTAAGAGAGCGTCCTGTCACCTGAGCCATAAGTTCTGGCTAGTTCTCCACTCTGATCCAGTCTTCATGAAGGT
This window harbors:
- the atg101 gene encoding autophagy-related protein 101, which encodes MNCRSEVLEVTVETRQVEEATLAVLHTILLHRSTGKFHYKKEGTYSIGTVGTVDIDCDFIDFTFVRVSSEELDRVLRKAVSEFKDALNSSGNDGMGQISLEFYQKKKSRWPFSDECIPWEVWNLKVNVVGLANEQERQICREKVGEKLGEKVINVVEVINRHEYLPKMPTQSEVDNVFDTSLKDVQPYLYKITFQITDTLGTSVSTTMRRLIKDTLAL